Proteins from a single region of Parabacteroides sp. FAFU027:
- a CDS encoding autotransporter-associated beta strand repeat-containing protein: MKKNYFSLRLCWLLLSVLFAGGLLAQRPMEKLGRGLMAQKISNGIYVNWRINADEWYNTYYKVYRDGNLIYTTKTTEASNYLDPSGTVSSKYSVSRVKSGVESTQCTQVTVNTKGYIDIPMHAVKHGYTLNDATAADLDGDGEYEIIVKRMNLDFSVANDSAYSYFEAYKLDGTFLWEINVGPNILSSSGVEINIAAYDFDGDGKAEVFMRTSEGTIFGDGTKIGDTDGDGKTNYRYSVVQSANMQYMNAGPEFLSLIDGMTGKELDRVNFIPRGNSSDWGDSYGHRANKFFFGAPYFDGKHPSLFIARGIYTKTEMRAYDIVNKKIVVRTSWGTNGTWSSGNSGIYYGQGYHNYVVADTDGDGCDEINYGSMCIDHNGTPLYSTALGHGDAQHVGDFDPYRKGIEVFACNEDNPGTNLRDGKTGQILYRKVAPSDVGRCCAANISDAYKGAELWGGGVGLSATDRNEITHFGLAENFPVYWDGDLLQEICDHTGFSTSTGVGYGQITKFNGYGNITPLLTADAYSCNYTKATPCLQADLFGDWREEEMWWRTDSMALRIYTTPIPTSNRIYSLMADHQYRQAICWQMCGYNQPPHPSFYLGSDFPTPIPPKATNGKLVWTGASSNWDTSSANWNDGDDAVGLIAGNSSAISYTDGKSVLFDTHATNTTVTIPSNISPEGLTVSGTSNYTISGAGALTGAMYLSKMGECSLTLCGNHSFTGNTEIWEGDLWMNGTLSASPVIIRRHANYGGTGTTGNGISTEYNAGIYVGGKAVADTMTVNGSLNLVTGARLVFDLSDNPTILTGTATGSTALKNDYLKLNGTLQLGSGAIVALNPISGKLTEGKYLIAKVNAISGTLSSVKMEGASGVATELNYDAATQSLYLVVKGVRSASTVNWTGKTDNNWDLAKTTNFSQDGYDDIFVTNDSVYFDDTAIRRIVNVTDSIKPAYVQFNSSLDYIINGTGALTGPMELYKTNSGALTINNRNTFTGKVTVDQGSLILKYAPSATNVGGIGANTANPAYFILKDSANLQVTTANEITTRGLTLSGTAGGLMNVTSALYWNGAIQGTKLTKYGSSTLYIGYNNTTLNETVIKGGTLRLNTSTAVPYGGGKKVTLMGGTLETLNDIGAYLTSSHEINVPAGSSGTVIAGARCEYNGALTGAGTLNWSCDYIRAFINGNWSAFTGTINITANSANSSAENRFTVNNINGVPNATVNIGSGVIMSYKSGSTDNGGTSTIKVGMLTGTGTFYNSGLQVGSSNASGTFSGVISGAATVSKVGTGLWVVSGANTYTGLTTISGGILSLTGSLGTGTVSVSSGGKLINSGTVSGGVVIGTDGIVINNNTFASTLTNNGTLNGSGTVSGAATLGSNSTTNPGSTAIGTMTFGSNVTMTGTAALNMQMAGGTSTSCDNMKVAGTFTCNGTLNISFTTGTPIAGAAYQLISATTITGTFTTLNLPTLPDGLIWDTSELYTTGKLKVSQGMGIETTVIKTGVVQNPTNGIFRIYTDQSASNLSAIVANLQGRIIYQSCVNEITGGTFEVDLTSQPTGVYLLKVVSDKASSKAIKLIKE, from the coding sequence ATGAAAAAAAACTACTTCTCCCTGCGACTATGCTGGCTTCTGCTTAGCGTTCTGTTCGCCGGCGGATTGTTGGCCCAACGCCCCATGGAAAAATTGGGCCGCGGACTGATGGCCCAGAAAATCTCGAACGGGATTTATGTGAACTGGCGTATTAATGCAGACGAATGGTACAACACCTACTACAAAGTGTACCGTGACGGAAACCTTATTTACACAACCAAGACTACCGAAGCGTCGAACTACCTGGATCCTTCCGGAACCGTTTCTTCAAAATACTCTGTTTCCAGAGTGAAAAGCGGTGTTGAATCAACACAATGTACTCAGGTGACAGTCAATACAAAAGGCTACATCGATATTCCGATGCATGCGGTAAAACATGGATATACTTTGAATGATGCCACTGCTGCTGACCTTGATGGGGATGGTGAATATGAGATCATCGTAAAAAGAATGAACTTAGATTTTTCGGTTGCAAACGATTCTGCTTATTCCTATTTTGAAGCATACAAACTGGATGGTACATTTCTTTGGGAAATCAATGTAGGCCCGAATATTCTTTCTTCTTCCGGAGTTGAAATTAACATTGCCGCCTACGATTTCGATGGTGATGGAAAGGCCGAAGTATTTATGCGCACCTCCGAAGGTACGATCTTCGGAGATGGCACAAAAATTGGAGATACTGATGGGGATGGCAAGACTAATTACAGATACTCGGTCGTTCAGTCGGCCAATATGCAATATATGAATGCCGGACCGGAATTTCTTTCTCTGATCGATGGGATGACTGGTAAGGAACTGGATCGTGTAAACTTTATCCCTCGTGGTAACTCCAGCGATTGGGGGGATAGCTATGGCCACCGTGCTAATAAATTCTTCTTCGGTGCTCCCTATTTTGACGGAAAACACCCAAGCCTCTTTATCGCACGCGGTATCTATACCAAAACTGAGATGCGTGCCTATGATATCGTAAATAAAAAAATTGTTGTGCGCACAAGCTGGGGAACCAACGGTACCTGGTCAAGCGGAAACAGCGGCATCTACTACGGACAGGGCTACCACAACTATGTAGTTGCCGATACCGATGGTGACGGCTGTGATGAAATCAACTACGGCTCCATGTGTATCGACCACAACGGAACACCGCTTTACTCTACGGCTTTGGGACATGGTGATGCGCAACACGTAGGTGACTTCGATCCTTATCGCAAAGGTATCGAAGTATTTGCCTGTAATGAGGATAACCCCGGCACAAACCTCCGTGACGGTAAAACAGGACAAATACTATACCGCAAAGTTGCACCAAGTGATGTTGGCCGTTGTTGTGCTGCCAATATTTCAGACGCTTACAAAGGTGCAGAACTATGGGGCGGAGGTGTAGGTCTTTCTGCTACTGACAGAAACGAAATTACCCATTTCGGTCTGGCCGAAAACTTTCCTGTATATTGGGACGGTGACCTGTTGCAGGAAATCTGTGACCACACCGGGTTTTCGACTTCAACCGGAGTCGGTTATGGCCAAATTACGAAGTTCAACGGTTATGGAAATATAACGCCTCTGTTGACTGCTGATGCTTACTCGTGTAACTATACCAAGGCTACTCCATGCTTACAGGCTGACCTCTTTGGGGATTGGCGCGAAGAAGAGATGTGGTGGAGAACAGATAGTATGGCATTACGTATTTATACCACACCAATCCCTACTTCCAACCGGATTTATTCTCTGATGGCTGACCACCAGTACCGACAGGCAATCTGTTGGCAAATGTGTGGATATAACCAGCCTCCTCATCCAAGTTTTTATCTTGGCAGTGATTTCCCTACTCCTATCCCCCCGAAAGCGACTAACGGCAAACTGGTTTGGACCGGAGCCTCGTCCAACTGGGACACTTCATCGGCCAACTGGAACGATGGTGACGACGCTGTAGGATTGATAGCAGGAAACAGCTCTGCTATTTCTTACACTGATGGAAAAAGCGTTTTGTTCGACACTCACGCTACTAACACAACTGTAACGATTCCGTCAAATATCAGTCCTGAAGGATTGACGGTTTCGGGAACCAGCAATTATACAATCAGCGGTGCTGGTGCACTAACCGGAGCCATGTATTTATCCAAAATGGGTGAATGTAGTCTGACTCTCTGCGGAAACCATAGCTTCACCGGAAATACTGAAATATGGGAAGGTGATTTATGGATGAATGGAACTCTTTCCGCTTCACCCGTTATCATTCGTCGTCATGCCAACTACGGTGGTACAGGTACTACAGGAAATGGTATTTCTACAGAATACAATGCCGGAATCTATGTTGGTGGAAAGGCGGTTGCCGATACAATGACCGTAAATGGCTCACTCAACCTGGTAACCGGTGCAAGACTTGTCTTCGACCTGTCAGATAACCCGACTATCCTGACCGGAACAGCAACCGGCTCCACTGCATTAAAAAATGACTACCTCAAACTGAACGGTACATTGCAATTGGGCTCAGGTGCAATTGTAGCCCTCAACCCTATCTCCGGAAAATTAACAGAAGGAAAATACCTGATTGCAAAAGTAAATGCGATCTCAGGTACGCTTTCATCTGTAAAAATGGAGGGCGCAAGCGGAGTTGCGACTGAATTAAATTACGATGCTGCCACACAAAGTCTTTATCTTGTGGTAAAAGGTGTTCGCAGTGCCAGTACTGTAAACTGGACCGGTAAGACTGATAATAACTGGGATTTGGCTAAAACTACCAACTTTAGCCAGGATGGTTACGACGATATCTTCGTAACCAACGATAGCGTTTACTTTGACGACACAGCAATCAGACGTATCGTGAACGTCACAGATAGCATTAAACCCGCCTACGTTCAATTCAACAGTAGTCTGGATTATATCATAAATGGAACAGGTGCATTAACCGGACCGATGGAACTGTACAAAACCAATTCAGGTGCACTGACCATCAACAACCGAAATACCTTTACCGGTAAAGTAACCGTTGACCAGGGAAGTCTGATTCTGAAATACGCCCCTTCGGCTACCAATGTCGGTGGTATCGGCGCCAACACGGCTAACCCTGCATATTTTATCCTTAAAGACAGTGCTAACCTTCAGGTAACGACTGCTAACGAAATTACCACGCGAGGACTGACACTTTCGGGAACTGCCGGAGGGTTAATGAACGTTACCTCAGCCCTCTACTGGAATGGCGCTATTCAGGGTACGAAGTTGACTAAATACGGAAGCAGCACATTGTACATCGGGTACAATAATACCACCCTGAATGAAACTGTTATCAAGGGAGGTACACTCCGTCTAAACACATCAACAGCAGTCCCTTATGGTGGAGGAAAAAAGGTTACCTTAATGGGTGGTACACTGGAAACATTAAATGACATAGGTGCTTACCTGACCAGCAGCCACGAAATAAATGTTCCGGCCGGAAGTTCCGGAACTGTAATTGCTGGTGCACGATGTGAATACAATGGTGCTTTAACCGGAGCAGGAACACTGAACTGGAGTTGTGATTATATCCGTGCCTTTATCAATGGAAATTGGTCTGCATTTACAGGTACCATTAACATTACAGCAAACTCAGCAAACTCAAGTGCAGAAAACCGTTTTACTGTAAATAATATAAATGGAGTTCCAAATGCAACAGTTAATATAGGTTCTGGTGTAATTATGAGTTACAAATCAGGCTCAACTGACAATGGTGGAACCTCAACAATTAAAGTGGGAATGCTAACAGGTACTGGAACATTCTATAACTCAGGCCTTCAGGTTGGTTCATCCAACGCCAGTGGTACTTTCTCCGGAGTAATCTCTGGCGCAGCAACTGTAAGCAAAGTCGGAACCGGACTTTGGGTAGTATCAGGAGCCAACACATACACAGGTTTGACAACAATCAGCGGTGGTATCTTAAGCCTTACCGGCAGTCTGGGTACCGGCACGGTATCTGTCTCTTCCGGTGGTAAACTAATCAATAGCGGAACTGTTAGTGGTGGAGTTGTAATCGGTACTGATGGTATTGTGATTAATAACAATACTTTTGCCTCAACACTTACCAACAATGGTACATTAAACGGTAGCGGTACAGTTTCTGGAGCAGCCACTCTGGGTAGTAATTCTACAACCAATCCGGGTAGCACTGCAATCGGAACAATGACTTTTGGAAGCAACGTCACCATGACCGGAACTGCGGCATTGAACATGCAGATGGCCGGTGGTACTTCCACCAGTTGTGATAACATGAAAGTAGCCGGCACATTCACCTGCAACGGAACACTTAACATTAGCTTCACAACCGGCACTCCTATCGCAGGAGCAGCTTATCAACTGATCAGCGCTACAACCATTACTGGCACTTTCACCACCCTGAATCTGCCGACTTTACCTGACGGTCTTATCTGGGATACATCCGAACTGTACACTACCGGTAAACTCAAGGTATCACAAGGCATGGGTATTGAGACTACAGTGATTAAAACCGGAGTTGTTCAAAACCCGACAAACGGTATCTTCCGGATTTATACAGACCAGTCAGCATCTAACCTAAGTGCGATTGTTGCAAACCTTCAGGGACGCATCATTTACCAATCCTGCGTAAATGAAATTACGGGGGGCACTTTTGAAGTCGATCTGACCAGCCAGCCAACCGGCGTTTACCTGCTGAAAGTCGTTTCAGATAAAGCAAGCTCTAAAGCGATTAAGTTGATTAAAGAATAA